TGGGTGGTGCTGCCCAATTAAAACCGATGAAACAAGTATCCGGGACATTGCGAATTGACTTAGCGAGTTACCGTGAACTTGAAGCCTTCTCGCAATTTGGTTCGGACTTAGATACGTACACGCAAAAACGCTTGAATCGTGGGCGCCGTACCGTTGAAGTGTTAAAACAACCTCAACACCGTCCAATTAGTGTTGAAAAACAAATTGTACTCTTTTATGCGTTAAATCACGGATATTTAGACAGTGTTTCGATTTCTGCTATTCGAGATTTTGAACAGTCACTATTCGCCTTTTTAGAAGACCGATATGACGTTGTCTTACGTGATATCAGTCGCAATGGACGTATGCCAGAAGATGATTTGATGATTTCGATTTTAGATGAACATGCTAAAACAATGGGTTAATGAAGAATGGAAAAGAGGAGCGTGAGTTATGTCATTAAATCAAATTAGAAAACGTATTGACTCCACGCGAAAGACCGCGCAAATCACTAATGCCATGCGCATGGTTTCTGCGTCAAAATATAATCGTATGGTACAAGAAGCAAGTAAATATTTTGATTATGCACAAAAAGTAAAACAGATGGTGGCCGTTCTAGGTAAACAACAATTTGACTTGTTGGATGATGGAGTGCCAATGGATGTGGACGAGGTTAAAGATATTAACTTTAACGATTTATTAATTGAACGACCTATTAAACGTACGGGATATTTGATTATTACTTCAGATAAAGGGTTAGCTGGCGGCTATAATACCTCAATCATTAAAGCGACAGATACCATGTTAAAAGACGACCATCAAAACAAAGATGAAGTGGTTGTTCTTGCCATTGGTGAGCCAATTGCTAAGTATTGCCGCCAAGAAGGATACGAAATTGCGTATGAACTACATCATTTGACTGATCAACCAACATTTATTGAAGTGTCACGGATTGTAAGAAAAGCGGTTGAACTATTTAAAAAACAAGTGTTTGATGCGTTATATGTGTGTTATAACCATCATATCAATGCGATGTCGACACAATTTCGTGCAGAACAAATTTTGCCATTAACAGATTTAGAGCTCGAAGAAGAAATCCAAGCAAGTACGTTTC
The genomic region above belongs to Aerococcaceae bacterium zg-1292 and contains:
- the atpG gene encoding ATP synthase F1 subunit gamma, which translates into the protein MSLNQIRKRIDSTRKTAQITNAMRMVSASKYNRMVQEASKYFDYAQKVKQMVAVLGKQQFDLLDDGVPMDVDEVKDINFNDLLIERPIKRTGYLIITSDKGLAGGYNTSIIKATDTMLKDDHQNKDEVVVLAIGEPIAKYCRQEGYEIAYELHHLTDQPTFIEVSRIVRKAVELFKKQVFDALYVCYNHHINAMSTQFRAEQILPLTDLELEEEIQASTFPADFLIEPNQNALLDVLLPQYAESQIYGAIIDAKTSEHASRMNAMRSATDNAEDMIDALKQQYHQQRQLKVTNEISEIIGGANAQS